GATCTCGAGCAGCGAAGCGCCGGGAAAAGCCTCCAGCGTCTCGTAGTGCGTGACCGAGGGTTTGCCTTCAGGGACCACCGCGAACTTCCAGGAGTGATTCGGGTGACGTCCGATGGGTGCATCGATCGTCCCCGCGAGCGGGTCGGGATGCCCCTGGACGACTGCGTGGTAGATCTTCTCGACGGTGCGGTCCTTGAAGGCCTGCTTCAAGACGGTGTACGCGTGCTCGGACTTCGCCACGACCATCAGACCGCTGGTGCCGACATCGAGTCGGTGCACGACACCCTGACGTTCCTGGGCACCGCTGGTTGCGACGCGGAAGCCTGCGGCGGCCAGAGCGCCGACGACCGTGGGACCTTCCCATCCGACTGACGGATGGGCGGCGACGCCCGTCGGCTTGTCGACCACGATGATGTCTTCGTCGTCGTAGACGATGCCGAGTTCGGGCACCGCGATGGGAACGATCTTCGGCGCCTCCTTCGGCTGCCACTCGATGTCGAGCCAGCCGCCACCGCGTAGACGGTCCGACTTGTCGAGCGTCACGCCGTCGAGTCTGACTCCGCCGGCCGCGGCGACGTCAGCGGCGAAGGTGCGGGAGAACCCCATCAGCTTCGCCAGCGCCGCGTCGACGCGCGCACCGTCCAAACCGTCGGGGACGGGAAGCGACCGCGACTCCACGGTCAGCGCCCTTCGGGTGCGGGAGTCGCACCCTCCGAAGGCGCATCGTCATCGGACGCACGCAGCGGCACGGAATCGCCTGCGTCGACCATCTCGTCGTCGGTCTCGGTTCCCGTGACAGCGGCCGCGGCAGCCGCCTCGGCTTCTGCCTCGGTCTCGACGATCTCGTGATCGCGCTCCCGCGTGCCGTCGAAACGGAGGCCGAAGACGACCAGCAAAGCCACGGAGATCATGCCCGTGACGATGAAGATGTCGGCGACGTTGAAGATCGCCGGCATCATCCACGGCATCGAGATCATGTCGACCACATGCCCCACCGGGAAGCCGGGCTCACGGAGGAGACGGTCGCTCAGATTGCCGAGCACCCCGCCCAGAAGACAGCCGAGGACGACCGCCCACAGCCGCGACTTGAGTCCGAACGCCTTCCAGACGATCACGCAGGCCACGACGGCGAGGGCGATCGTGAAGATCCAGGTGACCTCGGACCCGAGGGAGAACGCCGCTCCGGGATTGCGGACGTAGTACAGCTGAAGGAACTCCCCCAGGACCGGAACCGGCTCCTGATACGGAAGGTTCTCGATCGTGAGGTGCTTCACAAACTGGTCGGCGGCCAGTACGAGCGCTGCGAGAATCGCAACGACCGCACCGGCCGCCGACCGACGAAGGGGACGGCGTCCTGACAAGAGGGCGCCTTACAGACCGATCGCGGAAACGGGCGTCGAGTCCGTGGAGGTCGACTTCTCGTCGAGCTCGCGGAGCTGACCCTCGATGTAGCCGCGCAGCTGCGAGCGGTAGTCGCGCTCGAAGTTGCGGAGTTCGGTGATACGAGCCTCGAGCGTGTTGCGCTCGCGCTCGAGTCGGGCCGACTCCTCGCGCTGCTTGGCCTCGGCCTCGGTGCGGATGCGGGCGACCTCGGTCTCGGCCTCGGCGATGAGCGCGTTGCGCTTCGCCTCACCCTCGGCGACGTGCTCGTCGTGCAGACGCTGTGCGAGTTCGATGATGCCGGCGGTCGCGGTGGCGGAGCCGGTCGGAGCGGGCTCAGCAGGAACCTCGGCGACAGGGGCGGCGGCGGCCGGAGCCTCGGCGGCAGCGGGAGCGGCGGCTTCAGGAGCAGCACCGGACTCGTATGCGGCCAGCTTGGCCTTCAGCTCGACGTTCTCCTCGAGGGCCTTGCGCCACTCGATGACGATCTCGTCGAGGAAGTCGTCGACCTCGTCCGGGTCGAAGCCGTCCTTGAAGCGGACGTGCTGGAACTGCTTGGTGACGACGTCATCCGGGGTAAGTGCCATGGGTGGCTCCTCTTTCGATGAGTTCGATTGCCAGTATCGATGTATGGCGTGGTCGTGATGTGGCGCGAACCCGGGGCGCGCACCTGGGTGCCAGCATAGCCCCCGCGCATTGGCGCCGCGATGTCACGACACCCAGAGTGGGCGAAGTGGTCGAGGTCCGATCGGGAGACACGCCTGGATTTCAGCGGATGAACAGCCCGACGACGTTCATCAGAATCAGAACGATCAGAAGGGTGAGCGTGAACCCGAAATCAAGAGAGAGCGAACCGATCCGCAGCGGCGGAATGATCCGCCGGAAGAACCGGATGGGCGGATCGGTGAGCGTGTAGACCGCCTCGGCAGCCACCAATCCGAAACCCTTGGGACGCCACTCCCGATTGAACATCGGGATGTAGTCCAGGATCAGGCGCGCGAAAAGCACGAAGACGTACAGGAGGAGCACCAGATGGACGATGCTCGCGAGAACGGAGACCAGCTGCACGGGCTACGACTGGTCGAAGCCCGCAGACTCGGCGTCTGCGTGTGCGATGCCCCCGTGACCCGAGACGGCGATGTTCTCCGGCGACAGCAGGAACACCTTCGAGGTCACGCGCTCGATACGGCCGTAGAGACCGAGAGAGAGCCCGCTCGCGAAATCGATGAGGCGACGCGCGTCGGCGTCGCTCATCTGGGAGAGGTTGATGATGACCGGGACGCCCTCGCGGAAGCTCTCCGCGATCAGCTGGGCGTCGCGGTACTGCTTCGGGTGGACGGTGAGAATCTCGTTCACGGCTCCTGCAGACGGCTGGCGGACGGCGACGGGGCGACGAAGCGGCGTGACGGGGGCCGGTGCCGGCTCCTCGCGGTCACGGTCACGTTCGCGGTGAGCGCGGGCGGGTGCCTGCGTCTCCTCCTCGTAGACCTCTTCTTCATCGGCGAGGCCGAGATACACCATGGTCTTCTTCAGCGGGTTACCCATCGTGTCCTCCGGTTCGAACGTGTCGGGCTGGTCTTTTCACAGGTTAACCCCGGTCTGGTCGGGGGCCGGTGATTGCGGAGCCGATCCGCAGGTGTGTCGCGCCGGCGGCGATCGCCTCGACGAAGTCTCCGGTCATCCCGGCAGAGATCCAGGAGGCGGAAGGGTCCACTGCGCGGACGCCGTCGGCGACATCACGCAGACGGGCGAAGGCCGACGCGGGCTCCTCGTCGAGGGGCGCCACGGCCATGACGCCGCGCAGACGCAACGACGGCAGCGCCAGGACGTGCTCGGCGAGTGCGACCGCCTGAGCGGGCGTCGCTCCCCCGCGACCGGGATCATCGGTGAGGTTGATCTGCACGAGCACGTCGAGCCGATCGTCGCCGTCCGCCGCCCGGTGGAGGGCATCGGCGAATCGATCGCGATCGACCGAATGCACGACGCCCGCACTCCTGCGGATCGCGGCAGCCTTGTTCGTCTGCCCCTGCCCGATGAAATGCCAGCGCAGATCCAGAGCCGCGAGTTCGTCCTGCTTGGCCGACAGCTCTTGCTGGCGATTCTCGCCGACATCGCGCACACCGAGCTCGTGCAGGTCGCGCACCAGGGATGCCGGGTGGAACTTCGTCACCACGATGCGGG
The DNA window shown above is from Microbacterium maritypicum and carries:
- a CDS encoding RluA family pseudouridine synthase: MESRSLPVPDGLDGARVDAALAKLMGFSRTFAADVAAAGGVRLDGVTLDKSDRLRGGGWLDIEWQPKEAPKIVPIAVPELGIVYDDEDIIVVDKPTGVAAHPSVGWEGPTVVGALAAAGFRVATSGAQERQGVVHRLDVGTSGLMVVAKSEHAYTVLKQAFKDRTVEKIYHAVVQGHPDPLAGTIDAPIGRHPNHSWKFAVVPEGKPSVTHYETLEAFPGASLLEIHLETGRTHQIRVHMAAHRHPCVGDPLYGADPTMSARLGLTRQWLHAHQLAFAHPTTGDWVQFESPYPEDFRHALDVLRGE
- the lspA gene encoding signal peptidase II, translating into MSGRRPLRRSAAGAVVAILAALVLAADQFVKHLTIENLPYQEPVPVLGEFLQLYYVRNPGAAFSLGSEVTWIFTIALAVVACVIVWKAFGLKSRLWAVVLGCLLGGVLGNLSDRLLREPGFPVGHVVDMISMPWMMPAIFNVADIFIVTGMISVALLVVFGLRFDGTRERDHEIVETEAEAEAAAAAAVTGTETDDEMVDAGDSVPLRASDDDAPSEGATPAPEGR
- a CDS encoding DivIVA domain-containing protein — translated: MALTPDDVVTKQFQHVRFKDGFDPDEVDDFLDEIVIEWRKALEENVELKAKLAAYESGAAPEAAAPAAAEAPAAAAPVAEVPAEPAPTGSATATAGIIELAQRLHDEHVAEGEAKRNALIAEAETEVARIRTEAEAKQREESARLERERNTLEARITELRNFERDYRSQLRGYIEGQLRELDEKSTSTDSTPVSAIGL
- a CDS encoding YggT family protein, with translation MQLVSVLASIVHLVLLLYVFVLFARLILDYIPMFNREWRPKGFGLVAAEAVYTLTDPPIRFFRRIIPPLRIGSLSLDFGFTLTLLIVLILMNVVGLFIR
- a CDS encoding cell division protein SepF, with amino-acid sequence MGNPLKKTMVYLGLADEEEVYEEETQAPARAHRERDRDREEPAPAPVTPLRRPVAVRQPSAGAVNEILTVHPKQYRDAQLIAESFREGVPVIINLSQMSDADARRLIDFASGLSLGLYGRIERVTSKVFLLSPENIAVSGHGGIAHADAESAGFDQS
- a CDS encoding YggS family pyridoxal phosphate-dependent enzyme gives rise to the protein MTPPVDASGSSLLAARLSAIDEKIAMAAHAAGRSAEEITRIVVTKFHPASLVRDLHELGVRDVGENRQQELSAKQDELAALDLRWHFIGQGQTNKAAAIRRSAGVVHSVDRDRFADALHRAADGDDRLDVLVQINLTDDPGRGGATPAQAVALAEHVLALPSLRLRGVMAVAPLDEEPASAFARLRDVADGVRAVDPSASWISAGMTGDFVEAIAAGATHLRIGSAITGPRPDRG